From the Lathyrus oleraceus cultivar Zhongwan6 chromosome 4, CAAS_Psat_ZW6_1.0, whole genome shotgun sequence genome, one window contains:
- the LOC127138374 gene encoding uncharacterized protein LOC127138374 isoform X3 gives MEEGNTDLLCPSPTPFRSSSLLKDISNFKTPKRSSFSLNAQSPSTQYFTASKSKQTTLLRRPKKSSTAASKKLKAFQLEQSHSSRNAQIKKEQSLKSLAKSLTVWLNFLLESPASCGCELSIAGVQIADASPATKGKRDNVSRNSVGVDSSWRTPKRQRKTAACSSRVGKEIVSNADSQSSLFLRLKDSLKDVCSFDDFKQRMSVYLSLGTCEDIFHVMNHVTKTIDEGRLNMKAHCPIVTDFGLKDKAVKVLMCYNPSWLRIGLYIIFGGDSLVSNGDGNSDQDAMFLKMVIDKLFFTHEGLAKAYAYNKMVEGVYRSGYYENLGNVILKRILLLVLILDKAKCQCCLPIEYGIDGLDGGSPLLFKAEFWIKSSSQVIQEFLSSDVMRGEGNLLTHLIILGYKVSHQQGPLVEYDFRVRDLFIDLQDGLKLCRAIHLLQNNSSILKKIVVPSDTRKKNLVNCGVALQYLRLAGVSLHDEDDTMIATDDIIYGDKELTISLLWNMFVRLQLPLLVDKTSLVGEISKIRGLDTDLASDANSSSLDLLLKWIQAVCDNYNCTVDNFYSLVDGKAIWCLLDYYFQKELHNEVYEKSGKTSIMSVNEYSDALYNFILSQKLTTLLGNFPEVLQISDLLQHNGACSDRSVVILVVFLASQLFVKKKVDHLNFHKLLGYDSQNTNRRNLRTAQYHSSSESGQKPYASDVWDDEDSARKFKAIQTWWQDMADHNCIMQPSVSILQTSRATESNTAVRREDAARTIQAHIRGLVARCKFLKMVDAVTLLQTVFRARKKVRQEPVCMLFTAGPICDFSCETLKQSEVYERYAMLFYHRHSFLRLKRSAQLIQQAVRGWLYWRSEHVCSISPDLMISDTVTAATTVQKFVRGWMARSRYICELDQKEKALKFSEQKLISDLKTKAAVTIQLAWKNYISCKSTRKEHLFATKIQCNFRRWLMRKQFLNQIRAVIKIQSYFRMWRCENAIQNFKALFKSAIVIQSFFRGWIARKHACTRRNQILEIQRHCRGWLVKRDFVFQRDAIIKIQSVIRSLNCQKTLNCQKDAVLEIQRSIRGHLTRNRLLGSASKLHAAVTGSCISRPVGLRSFQLEAFMCAVVKLQRWWKGLLLLKLMNRSAVRIQSCTRGWIARRKATVEKPRTNVMEEHAALELQRYIRGHLTRNLILGSASKLRAVAAGCISKPTGCSSFQLELFLFQVVKLQRRWKHLLSHKRRTKSIIIIQSQIRGWVARRRANIYRHHIIVIQSQIRGWVARRRANFYRHQIIVIQSHWKGYIARKQSTKQLMDLRLRLQESSKNVDDSKRLINRLLAALSKLLNMKSLSDILHTCSTLNLATGHSQRCCEELVAAGAIETLLRLIGSMSRSIPDQEVSKHVLSTLGNLARYPHLLEVLIQTQGSIQTIVLELTRNKEEGFVIASGLLKKICSTHNGADTILNSSALLKRLHALVEELTRKVTYQKRNVRGPTPSPVVTVKENTDRRLKEATEILKLLKHR, from the exons ATGGAAGAAGGTAACACCGATCTTCTCTGTCCATCACCCACACCCTTTCGATCTTCTTCACTCCTCAAAGACATTTCCAACTTCAAAACCCCTAAACGCTCCTCTTTCTCTCTCAACGCCCAATCTCCATCAACACAGTACTTCACCGCTTCCAAATCCAAACAAACCACACTCCTCCGTCGCCCTAAGAAATCCTCAACAGCTGCTTCTAAGAAACTCAAAGCATTCCAACTCGAACAGTCTCACTCTTCTCGAAACGCACAGATTAAAAAAGAACAATCGCTCAAATCCCTAGCCAAATCCCTAACCGTTTGGCTCAATTTCCTTCTCGAATCTCCTGCTTCGTGCGGTTGCGAACTTTCAATTGCTGGTGTTCAGATAGCAGATGCTTCTCCGGCGACCAAAGGGAAACGTGATAATGTATCGAGAAATTCGGTTGGAGTTGATTCTTCCTGGCGAACTCCCAAACGCCAGAGGAAGACCGCGGCATGTTCGTCGCGAGTTGGTAAGGAAATTGTGTCTAATGCGGATTCACAGAGTTCTTTGTTTTTGCGATTAAAGGATTCTCTGAAGGATGTATGTAGTTTCGATGATTTCAAGCAGCGGATGAGTGTTTATTTGAGTCTCGGAACGTGTGAAGATATCTTCCATGTCATGAATCATGTTACCAAG ACAATTGATGAAGGAAGGCTAAACATGAAGGCACATTGCCCAATAGTAACAGATTTTGGGTTGAAGGATAAGGCTGTAAAAGTCCTTATGTGTTATAATCCAAGTTGGTTGCGAATCGGACTGTATATAATTTTTGGTGGGGACTCATTAGTGTCAAATGGGGATGGTAATTCTGATCAAGATGCTATGTTTCTGAAAATGGTCATTGACAAACTGTTTTTTACACATGAGGGTTTAGCCAAAGCATATGCATATAACAAGATGGTTGAAGGAGTTTATAGGTCTGGTTACTATGAGAATTTAGGGAATGTGATTTTGAAGAGAATATTGTTGCTTGTGCTAATCCTTGATAAAGCTAAATGTCAATGTTGCCTCCCTATTGAGTATGGTATTGATGGATTGGATGGTGGTTCACCTTTATTATTCAAAGCAGAGTTTTGGATTAAATCAAGTAGTCAAGTGATTCAGG AATTTCTCTCATCTGATGTAATGCGCGGAGAAGGAAACCTTCTAACACATTTGATTATTTTAGGTTACAAAGTGTCTCACCAACAG GGGCCTCTTGTTGAGTATGATTTCCGAGTCAGAGATTTATTCATAGATCTCCAAGACGGGCTAAAACTGTGTAGAGCTATTCATCTCCTGCAAAACAATTCTTCTATACTCAAG AAAATTGTAGTTCCTTCTGACACCCGTAAGAAAAATTTGGTAAACTGTGGTGTTGCCCTACAATATCTTAGACTAGCTGGGGTCTCATTACATGATGAAGACGACACAATGATTGCAACAGATGATATTATTTATGGGGATAAAGAACTTACAATTTCTTTGCTCTGGAACATGTTTGTTCGTTTGCAG CTGCCTTTGCTGGTTGATAAAACAAGTTTAGTTGGGGAAATTTCAAAAATTCGTGGACTTGACACG GATCTCGCAAGCGATGCAAATTCTAGTTCTCTGGATTTGCTTTTGAAATGGATTCAG GCTGTTTGTGACAATTATAACTGTACAGTTGACAATTTTTATTCCCTTGTTGATGGCAAAGCAATCTGGTGCTTACTTGATTATTACTTCCAGAAGGAACTTCACAAT GAAGTTTATGAAAAAAGTGGTAAGACATCAATTATGTCAGTTAATGAATATTCGGATGCATTGTACAATTTCATATTATCCCAGAAATTGACCACGTTGTTGGGGAATTTTCCCGAG GTGCTTCAAATTAGTGATCTACTTCAGCATAATGGTGCTTGCAGTGATCGAAGTGTTGTGATATTGGTTGTTTTCCTGGCAAGCCAATTATTTGTCAAGAAAAAAGTG GATCACTTAAATTTTCATAAGCTATTGGGCTATGACTCCCAAAACACAAATCGTAGGAATTTGAGGACGGCACAATACCATTCTAGTTCTGAATCAGGACAAAAGCCTTATGCTTCAGATGTGTGGGATGATGAAG ATTCGGCAAGAAAATTCAAGGCCATCCAGACTTGGTGGCAAGACATGGCTGATCACAACTGTATTATGCAGCCATCTGTCTCTATTTTGCAGACATCTAGGGCCACTGAAAGCAACACTGCTGTTAGAAGAG AAGATGCTGCAAGAACAATACAAGCACACATCAGAGGACTGGTTGCACGGTGCAAGTTTCTCAAGATGGTAGATGCTGTTACCCTTTTGCAGACTGTTTTCCGAGCTAGGAAGAAAGTAAGGCAGGAGCCGGTTTGCATGTTATTCACTGCTGGTCCAATCTGTGATTTCTCATGTG AAACATTGAAGCAATCTGAAGTATATGAGAGGTATGCCATGCTTTTCTATCATAGGCATTCTTTTTTGAGGTTGAAAAGGTCAGCACAGCTTATCCAGCAAGCAGTGAGGGGTTGGCTCTATTGGAGGTCTGAACACGTATGTAGTATAAGTCCTGACCTCATGATTTCAGACACAGTGACTGCTGCCACTACTGTTCAGAAATTTGTTCGTGGTTGGATGGCGCGGTCTAGATATATTTGTGAGCTAGATCAAAAAGAAAAAGCTCTAAAATTTTCTGAACAGAAACTTATCTCTGATCTTAAAACAAAGGCAGCTGTTACCATTCAGCTTGCTTGGAAAAACTACATAAGCTGCAAGTCTACAAGGAAGGAGCACTTATTTGCAACTAAAATTCAATGTAATTTCCGTAGGTGGTTAATGAGAAAACAATTTTTAAATCAGATTCGTGCTGTCATAAAAATTCAATCATATTTTCGAATGTGGAGATGTGAGAATGCTATTCAGAACTTCAAAGCCTTGTTTAAGTCTGCTATTGTCATTCAATCTTTTTTTCGTGGATGGATTGCTCGGAAGCATGCTTGTACTCGTAGGAATCAGATTCTTGAGATTCAA AGGCATTGCCGCGGTTGGCTTGTGAAACGAGATTTTGTGTTTCAAAGAGATGCTATAATAAAAATCCAGAGTGTCATTAGAAGCTTGAACTGCCAGAAGACACTCAATTGTCAGAAAGATGCTGTATTGGAGATTCAGCGCTCCATCAGGGGGCATTTAACTCGAAATCGGCTATTAG GTAGTGCTTCCAAGTTACATGCAGCTGTTACTGGTAGTTGCATTTCAAGACCTGTTGGCTTACGCAGTTTTCAACTTGAAGCATTCATGTGTGCAGTAGTGAAATTGCAAAGGTGGTGGAAGGGTCTCTTGTTGCTTAAATTGATGAATAGGTCAGCCGTCAGAATCCAGTCTTGTACACGTGGGTGGATAGCCAGGCGAAAGGCCACAGTTGAGAAACCCCGTACTAATGTCATGGAA GAACATGCCGCATTGGAGCTCCAGCGCTATATTAGGGGACATTTAACTCGAAATTTGATATTAG GCAGTGCTTCTAAGCTGCGTGCAGTTGCTGCTGGATGCATTTCAAAACCAACAGGCTGTTCTAGTTTTCAGTTAGAACTATTCTTGTTTCAAGTAGTGAAATTGCAACGACGGTGGAAACATCTCTTGTCACATAAACGGAGGACAAAGTCTATAATCATTATACAGTCTCAAATTCGTGGGTGGGTAGCCAGGCGAAGGGCCAATATTTATAGACATCATATTATTGTCATACAG TCTCAAATTCGTGGATGGGTAGCCAGGCGGAGGGCCAACTTTTATAGGCATCAGATTATTGTCATACAG TCGCACTGGAAAGGTTACATTGCTCGTAAGCAGTCAACAAAACAGCTAATGGATTTGCGCTTGAGATTGCAAGAGTCTTCAAAAAATGTGGATGATAGCAAACGTCTCATAAACAGACTCCTGGCAGCGCTTTCAAAGCTActtaatatgaagagtctcagTGACATCCTTCATACTTGTTCAACATTGA ATTTGGCGACAGGGCATTCTCAGAGATGCTGTGAAGAACTTGTGGCTGCTGGGGCCATTGAGACCTTGCTGCGCCTTATTGGATCAATGAGCAGGAGTATCCCTGATCAAGAGGTTTCAAAACATGTTTTATCAACTCTTGGAAACCTTGCTCGCTATCCTCATCTACTAGAAGTGTTGATACAAACACAGGGTTCTATACAAACAATCGTCTTGGAGTTAACAAG GAATAAGGAGGAGGGCTTCGTCATTGCTTCTGGGCTTTTGAAGAAAATATGCTCAACTCACAATGGCGCTGACACCATACTTAATTCCTCTGCCTTACTGAAGAGACTGCACGCTCTTGTTGAAGAGCTTACTAGGAAGGTCACTTACCAAAAAAG AAATGTTCGGGGTCCTACTCCTAGTCCAGTTGTTACTGTTAAAGAAAACACAGATAGAAGATTGAAGGAAGCTACGGAGATTCTAAAGCTTCTAAAACACCGTTGA
- the LOC127138374 gene encoding uncharacterized protein LOC127138374 isoform X2, with product MEEGNTDLLCPSPTPFRSSSLLKDISNFKTPKRSSFSLNAQSPSTQYFTASKSKQTTLLRRPKKSSTAASKKLKAFQLEQSHSSRNAQIKKEQSLKSLAKSLTVWLNFLLESPASCGCELSIAGVQIADASPATKGKRDNVSRNSVGVDSSWRTPKRQRKTAACSSRVGKEIVSNADSQSSLFLRLKDSLKDVCSFDDFKQRMSVYLSLGTCEDIFHVMNHVTKTIDEGRLNMKAHCPIVTDFGLKDKAVKVLMCYNPSWLRIGLYIIFGGDSLVSNGDGNSDQDAMFLKMVIDKLFFTHEGLAKAYAYNKMVEGVYRSGYYENLGNVILKRILLLVLILDKAKCQCCLPIEYGIDGLDGGSPLLFKAEFWIKSSSQVIQEFLSSDVMRGEGNLLTHLIILGYKVSHQQGPLVEYDFRVRDLFIDLQDGLKLCRAIHLLQNNSSILKKIVVPSDTRKKNLVNCGVALQYLRLAGVSLHDEDDTMIATDDIIYGDKELTISLLWNMFVRLQLPLLVDKTSLVGEISKIRGLDTDLASDANSSSLDLLLKWIQAVCDNYNCTVDNFYSLVDGKAIWCLLDYYFQKELHNVSSLKEVYEKSGKTSIMSVNEYSDALYNFILSQKLTTLLGNFPEVLQISDLLQHNGACSDRSVVILVVFLASQLFVKKKVDHLNFHKLLGYDSQNTNRRNLRTAQYHSSSESGQKPYASDVWDDEDSARKFKAIQTWWQDMADHNCIMQPSVSILQTSRATESNTAVRRDAARTIQAHIRGLVARCKFLKMVDAVTLLQTVFRARKKVRQEPVCMLFTAGPICDFSCETLKQSEVYERYAMLFYHRHSFLRLKRSAQLIQQAVRGWLYWRSEHVCSISPDLMISDTVTAATTVQKFVRGWMARSRYICELDQKEKALKFSEQKLISDLKTKAAVTIQLAWKNYISCKSTRKEHLFATKIQCNFRRWLMRKQFLNQIRAVIKIQSYFRMWRCENAIQNFKALFKSAIVIQSFFRGWIARKHACTRRNQILEIQRHCRGWLVKRDFVFQRDAIIKIQSVIRSLNCQKTLNCQKDAVLEIQRSIRGHLTRNRLLGSASKLHAAVTGSCISRPVGLRSFQLEAFMCAVVKLQRWWKGLLLLKLMNRSAVRIQSCTRGWIARRKATVEKPRTNVMEEHAALELQRYIRGHLTRNLILGSASKLRAVAAGCISKPTGCSSFQLELFLFQVVKLQRRWKHLLSHKRRTKSIIIIQSQIRGWVARRRANIYRHHIIVIQSQIRGWVARRRANFYRHQIIVIQSHWKGYIARKQSTKQLMDLRLRLQESSKNVDDSKRLINRLLAALSKLLNMKSLSDILHTCSTLNLATGHSQRCCEELVAAGAIETLLRLIGSMSRSIPDQEVSKHVLSTLGNLARYPHLLEVLIQTQGSIQTIVLELTRNKEEGFVIASGLLKKICSTHNGADTILNSSALLKRLHALVEELTRKVTYQKRNVRGPTPSPVVTVKENTDRRLKEATEILKLLKHR from the exons ATGGAAGAAGGTAACACCGATCTTCTCTGTCCATCACCCACACCCTTTCGATCTTCTTCACTCCTCAAAGACATTTCCAACTTCAAAACCCCTAAACGCTCCTCTTTCTCTCTCAACGCCCAATCTCCATCAACACAGTACTTCACCGCTTCCAAATCCAAACAAACCACACTCCTCCGTCGCCCTAAGAAATCCTCAACAGCTGCTTCTAAGAAACTCAAAGCATTCCAACTCGAACAGTCTCACTCTTCTCGAAACGCACAGATTAAAAAAGAACAATCGCTCAAATCCCTAGCCAAATCCCTAACCGTTTGGCTCAATTTCCTTCTCGAATCTCCTGCTTCGTGCGGTTGCGAACTTTCAATTGCTGGTGTTCAGATAGCAGATGCTTCTCCGGCGACCAAAGGGAAACGTGATAATGTATCGAGAAATTCGGTTGGAGTTGATTCTTCCTGGCGAACTCCCAAACGCCAGAGGAAGACCGCGGCATGTTCGTCGCGAGTTGGTAAGGAAATTGTGTCTAATGCGGATTCACAGAGTTCTTTGTTTTTGCGATTAAAGGATTCTCTGAAGGATGTATGTAGTTTCGATGATTTCAAGCAGCGGATGAGTGTTTATTTGAGTCTCGGAACGTGTGAAGATATCTTCCATGTCATGAATCATGTTACCAAG ACAATTGATGAAGGAAGGCTAAACATGAAGGCACATTGCCCAATAGTAACAGATTTTGGGTTGAAGGATAAGGCTGTAAAAGTCCTTATGTGTTATAATCCAAGTTGGTTGCGAATCGGACTGTATATAATTTTTGGTGGGGACTCATTAGTGTCAAATGGGGATGGTAATTCTGATCAAGATGCTATGTTTCTGAAAATGGTCATTGACAAACTGTTTTTTACACATGAGGGTTTAGCCAAAGCATATGCATATAACAAGATGGTTGAAGGAGTTTATAGGTCTGGTTACTATGAGAATTTAGGGAATGTGATTTTGAAGAGAATATTGTTGCTTGTGCTAATCCTTGATAAAGCTAAATGTCAATGTTGCCTCCCTATTGAGTATGGTATTGATGGATTGGATGGTGGTTCACCTTTATTATTCAAAGCAGAGTTTTGGATTAAATCAAGTAGTCAAGTGATTCAGG AATTTCTCTCATCTGATGTAATGCGCGGAGAAGGAAACCTTCTAACACATTTGATTATTTTAGGTTACAAAGTGTCTCACCAACAG GGGCCTCTTGTTGAGTATGATTTCCGAGTCAGAGATTTATTCATAGATCTCCAAGACGGGCTAAAACTGTGTAGAGCTATTCATCTCCTGCAAAACAATTCTTCTATACTCAAG AAAATTGTAGTTCCTTCTGACACCCGTAAGAAAAATTTGGTAAACTGTGGTGTTGCCCTACAATATCTTAGACTAGCTGGGGTCTCATTACATGATGAAGACGACACAATGATTGCAACAGATGATATTATTTATGGGGATAAAGAACTTACAATTTCTTTGCTCTGGAACATGTTTGTTCGTTTGCAG CTGCCTTTGCTGGTTGATAAAACAAGTTTAGTTGGGGAAATTTCAAAAATTCGTGGACTTGACACG GATCTCGCAAGCGATGCAAATTCTAGTTCTCTGGATTTGCTTTTGAAATGGATTCAG GCTGTTTGTGACAATTATAACTGTACAGTTGACAATTTTTATTCCCTTGTTGATGGCAAAGCAATCTGGTGCTTACTTGATTATTACTTCCAGAAGGAACTTCACAATGTCAGTTCATTGAAG GAAGTTTATGAAAAAAGTGGTAAGACATCAATTATGTCAGTTAATGAATATTCGGATGCATTGTACAATTTCATATTATCCCAGAAATTGACCACGTTGTTGGGGAATTTTCCCGAG GTGCTTCAAATTAGTGATCTACTTCAGCATAATGGTGCTTGCAGTGATCGAAGTGTTGTGATATTGGTTGTTTTCCTGGCAAGCCAATTATTTGTCAAGAAAAAAGTG GATCACTTAAATTTTCATAAGCTATTGGGCTATGACTCCCAAAACACAAATCGTAGGAATTTGAGGACGGCACAATACCATTCTAGTTCTGAATCAGGACAAAAGCCTTATGCTTCAGATGTGTGGGATGATGAAG ATTCGGCAAGAAAATTCAAGGCCATCCAGACTTGGTGGCAAGACATGGCTGATCACAACTGTATTATGCAGCCATCTGTCTCTATTTTGCAGACATCTAGGGCCACTGAAAGCAACACTGCTGTTAGAAGAG ATGCTGCAAGAACAATACAAGCACACATCAGAGGACTGGTTGCACGGTGCAAGTTTCTCAAGATGGTAGATGCTGTTACCCTTTTGCAGACTGTTTTCCGAGCTAGGAAGAAAGTAAGGCAGGAGCCGGTTTGCATGTTATTCACTGCTGGTCCAATCTGTGATTTCTCATGTG AAACATTGAAGCAATCTGAAGTATATGAGAGGTATGCCATGCTTTTCTATCATAGGCATTCTTTTTTGAGGTTGAAAAGGTCAGCACAGCTTATCCAGCAAGCAGTGAGGGGTTGGCTCTATTGGAGGTCTGAACACGTATGTAGTATAAGTCCTGACCTCATGATTTCAGACACAGTGACTGCTGCCACTACTGTTCAGAAATTTGTTCGTGGTTGGATGGCGCGGTCTAGATATATTTGTGAGCTAGATCAAAAAGAAAAAGCTCTAAAATTTTCTGAACAGAAACTTATCTCTGATCTTAAAACAAAGGCAGCTGTTACCATTCAGCTTGCTTGGAAAAACTACATAAGCTGCAAGTCTACAAGGAAGGAGCACTTATTTGCAACTAAAATTCAATGTAATTTCCGTAGGTGGTTAATGAGAAAACAATTTTTAAATCAGATTCGTGCTGTCATAAAAATTCAATCATATTTTCGAATGTGGAGATGTGAGAATGCTATTCAGAACTTCAAAGCCTTGTTTAAGTCTGCTATTGTCATTCAATCTTTTTTTCGTGGATGGATTGCTCGGAAGCATGCTTGTACTCGTAGGAATCAGATTCTTGAGATTCAA AGGCATTGCCGCGGTTGGCTTGTGAAACGAGATTTTGTGTTTCAAAGAGATGCTATAATAAAAATCCAGAGTGTCATTAGAAGCTTGAACTGCCAGAAGACACTCAATTGTCAGAAAGATGCTGTATTGGAGATTCAGCGCTCCATCAGGGGGCATTTAACTCGAAATCGGCTATTAG GTAGTGCTTCCAAGTTACATGCAGCTGTTACTGGTAGTTGCATTTCAAGACCTGTTGGCTTACGCAGTTTTCAACTTGAAGCATTCATGTGTGCAGTAGTGAAATTGCAAAGGTGGTGGAAGGGTCTCTTGTTGCTTAAATTGATGAATAGGTCAGCCGTCAGAATCCAGTCTTGTACACGTGGGTGGATAGCCAGGCGAAAGGCCACAGTTGAGAAACCCCGTACTAATGTCATGGAA GAACATGCCGCATTGGAGCTCCAGCGCTATATTAGGGGACATTTAACTCGAAATTTGATATTAG GCAGTGCTTCTAAGCTGCGTGCAGTTGCTGCTGGATGCATTTCAAAACCAACAGGCTGTTCTAGTTTTCAGTTAGAACTATTCTTGTTTCAAGTAGTGAAATTGCAACGACGGTGGAAACATCTCTTGTCACATAAACGGAGGACAAAGTCTATAATCATTATACAGTCTCAAATTCGTGGGTGGGTAGCCAGGCGAAGGGCCAATATTTATAGACATCATATTATTGTCATACAG TCTCAAATTCGTGGATGGGTAGCCAGGCGGAGGGCCAACTTTTATAGGCATCAGATTATTGTCATACAG TCGCACTGGAAAGGTTACATTGCTCGTAAGCAGTCAACAAAACAGCTAATGGATTTGCGCTTGAGATTGCAAGAGTCTTCAAAAAATGTGGATGATAGCAAACGTCTCATAAACAGACTCCTGGCAGCGCTTTCAAAGCTActtaatatgaagagtctcagTGACATCCTTCATACTTGTTCAACATTGA ATTTGGCGACAGGGCATTCTCAGAGATGCTGTGAAGAACTTGTGGCTGCTGGGGCCATTGAGACCTTGCTGCGCCTTATTGGATCAATGAGCAGGAGTATCCCTGATCAAGAGGTTTCAAAACATGTTTTATCAACTCTTGGAAACCTTGCTCGCTATCCTCATCTACTAGAAGTGTTGATACAAACACAGGGTTCTATACAAACAATCGTCTTGGAGTTAACAAG GAATAAGGAGGAGGGCTTCGTCATTGCTTCTGGGCTTTTGAAGAAAATATGCTCAACTCACAATGGCGCTGACACCATACTTAATTCCTCTGCCTTACTGAAGAGACTGCACGCTCTTGTTGAAGAGCTTACTAGGAAGGTCACTTACCAAAAAAG AAATGTTCGGGGTCCTACTCCTAGTCCAGTTGTTACTGTTAAAGAAAACACAGATAGAAGATTGAAGGAAGCTACGGAGATTCTAAAGCTTCTAAAACACCGTTGA